Within Actinoplanes sp. L3-i22, the genomic segment CGACGTCCAGGCCATCCACGACGCGCTCACCGCCGACGGCCACACCATCGTCGCCGCGCCGATCGACGGCCCCTTCGGCCGCACCTTCACCTTCGCCGACCCGGACGGCTACCGGATCACCCTGCACGACCGCGCCTGACCGGCCGGACCGCCGTCCGCTCGGACCCGGTTGGCAGCGGAAGCGTGGTCGGGTGCGACCGATCCGAGGAAGGTTCGCGGCCCAGCAGTCGATCGACCCGCCCGGGCTGCTGGGTAGTGGAGGGGTCGGGCTGCCGGGTGGTGGGCGAGGCGGCCTGCCGGGTGGTGGGCGAGGCGGCCTGCCGGGTGGTGGGCGAGGCGGGCTGCCGGGTGGTGGGCGAGGCGGGCTGCCGGGTGGTGGGCGAGGCGGCCTACTGGGTGGTGGACGGGCCGGGCTACTGGGTGGACGGGGCGGCGCGGCTCAGGACCAGGTCGTGGGCGGCGGTGAGGCCGGACGCGATCGCGCCGAGCAGCACCCCGTCGGTGCCCAGCGTGGAGACCTCGATCCGCGGCGGCCGCAGCGCGACCAGGCTGACCAGCCGGTCCCGCAGCGGCCCGGTCAGCAGGTCACCGGCGTGCCCGCCGAGGCCGCCGCCGAGGACGACCAGTTCCGGGTCGAGGACCGCGGTCACCCCGGCCAGCGCCCGGCCCAGGTAGTCGATCTCCCGGTCGACGGTCTCCAGCGCGGCCGGGTCGCCGGCCCGGGCGGCGTCCAGCACCTCCTTGGCGGTGGTGGCGGAGAGCAGGCCGAGCCGCCGGGCGGTGGCGACGACCGCGCCGGCCGAGGCGACCGACTCGAAACCGCCGCGGCGGCGGGACTCCGGCTGGTCGAGCAGCGGGTCGCCGTCGCCGACCGGCAGGTAGCCGACCTCGCCGGCGGCGCCGCGGGCACCCCGGTACAGCTTGCCGTCGATCATGACGCCCATGCCGGTGCCGGTGCCGATCGAGACGAACACGAAGTGCCGGACGTCGCGGCCCAGGCCGTACCGGGCCTCGCCGATCGCCGCGAGGTTGGCGTCGTTCTCCACCACGTACGTCGCCTTGGTGATGTCGCCGAGCTGGGTGAGGCTGTCGGGTCGTTCCCAGCCGGGCAGGTTCGGCGCGAGGTGCAGCGAGCCGTCGGACTTGTCGTGGATGCCGGGGGTGCCGTAGACCGCCAGGGTGATGTCGGTGCGGGTGATGCCGGCGGCCGCGGCCAGCTCGTCGGCGAGCCTGGTGAGCTGGGCGACCAGGTCCTGGTCGGAGGAGCCGCGGGAGGGCTCCTCCTTGCGGGCGACGATGGTGCCGACCAGGTCGGCCAGGGCGGTGCGGACGAACGCCCGCCCGATGTCGACGGCCAGGACATAGCCGGCCTCGGGGCACACCTCGTACAAAAGTGCTGATCTTCCTGCCGGGCCGGCCCGGCGGCCGACCTGCCGCAGTAGCCCGGCGTCCTCGAGGTTGTTGAGGGTGATGCCCACGGTCGGTTTGGACAGCCCGGTGATCCCGGCGAGTTCCGGGCGGGACGCCTTGCCCAGGCGGAAGACCTCGGCGAACACGGCTCGCTCGTTCATCACCCGGAGGACGGCCGTGGTACTGGCGGTCGCACTGCTCTGCACGGGACCAGGCTGCCACACGCCTTCGTAAACTTCACTAACGAATTTCGTAAGGGTCATTGCCAAACGCACCGAGAGCGCGCCACGATGCTCCTCAATCCCCTTGGAAAGAGGTGCCCGTGAGAGCAATCAGCTTCGCCGTCGCCACGCTGCTCCTCCTCGGCGCGTGTAGCGCCGGGGACAAAAACGACAAATCGGGCAGCGACTCAAAAACTATCGCCATGTTTTTGCCTGAATCCAAGACCACCCGCTACGAGGCGTTCGACCGGCCGCTGTTCGAGGCCAAGGTCAAGACCCTGTGCGCGGACTGCAAGGTGCTCTACTTCAACGCCGACCAGGACGCCGCCAAGCAACAGCAGCAGGTCGAGGCGGCCCTGACCCAGGGCGCGAACGCCCTGGTCCTGGACGCGGTCGACGCCAGCGCGGTGGCCTCCCTGGTCAACCAGGCCAAGCGCGCCAAGGTCCCGGTGATCGCCTACGACCGGCTGATCTCCGGCATCACCTACGACTACTACGTCAGCTTCAACAACGTCCGGGTCGGCGAGATGCAGGGCCAGGCGCTGCTCGACGCGCTCGGCAAGAACGGGACCACCGACAAGGGCCAGATCGTCATGATCAACGGCTCGCCGACCGACCCCAGCTCGGCCGACTACAAGACCGGCGCGCACAACGTGCTCGACGGCAAGGTCAAGATCGGCCGCGAGTTCGACACCCCGGACTGGAGCCCGGACAAGGCCCAGCAGGAGATGGAACAGGCGATCACCGCGCTGGGCCGGGACACCGTCACCGGCGTGCTGTCGGCCAACGACGGCATGGCCGGCGGCGCGATCGCGGCGATCAAGCGGGCCGGCTACGCCAAGCTGCCGCCGATCACCGGGCAGGACGCCGAGCTCGCGGCGGTGCAGCGGATCCTCACCGGCGAGCAGTACATGACCATCTACCTCGACATCCGCAGCGAGGCCGAGAAGGCCGCCGAACTGGCCGTCGCGGTCGTGCAGAAGCAGACCCCGCAGGCGCCGACGCAGGTCGACAACAAGACCGGGCAGATCCCGTCGTTCCTGCTCGACCCGATCGCGGTCACCGCCGACAAGGTCAAGGACACCATCGTCAAGGACGGTTTCTACCAGGCGGCCGACATCTGCACGGCGCCGGTCAAGGCCGCGTGCGACCGAGAGGGCATCAAGTAGTGCTCTCCGCCAGCCACGTCTCCAAGCGCTACGGCGCGGTCCAGGCTCTCGACGACGTGAGCCTGGACCTGGCCCCCGGCGAGGTCGTCGCCCTGGTCGGCGACAACGGCGCCGGCAAGTCCACCCTGGTCAAAGTGCTCTCCGGGGTGGTCATTCCGGATCA encodes:
- a CDS encoding ROK family transcriptional regulator, with product MQSSATASTTAVLRVMNERAVFAEVFRLGKASRPELAGITGLSKPTVGITLNNLEDAGLLRQVGRRAGPAGRSALLYEVCPEAGYVLAVDIGRAFVRTALADLVGTIVARKEEPSRGSSDQDLVAQLTRLADELAAAAGITRTDITLAVYGTPGIHDKSDGSLHLAPNLPGWERPDSLTQLGDITKATYVVENDANLAAIGEARYGLGRDVRHFVFVSIGTGTGMGVMIDGKLYRGARGAAGEVGYLPVGDGDPLLDQPESRRRGGFESVASAGAVVATARRLGLLSATTAKEVLDAARAGDPAALETVDREIDYLGRALAGVTAVLDPELVVLGGGLGGHAGDLLTGPLRDRLVSLVALRPPRIEVSTLGTDGVLLGAIASGLTAAHDLVLSRAAPSTQ
- a CDS encoding sugar ABC transporter substrate-binding protein, translating into MFLPESKTTRYEAFDRPLFEAKVKTLCADCKVLYFNADQDAAKQQQQVEAALTQGANALVLDAVDASAVASLVNQAKRAKVPVIAYDRLISGITYDYYVSFNNVRVGEMQGQALLDALGKNGTTDKGQIVMINGSPTDPSSADYKTGAHNVLDGKVKIGREFDTPDWSPDKAQQEMEQAITALGRDTVTGVLSANDGMAGGAIAAIKRAGYAKLPPITGQDAELAAVQRILTGEQYMTIYLDIRSEAEKAAELAVAVVQKQTPQAPTQVDNKTGQIPSFLLDPIAVTADKVKDTIVKDGFYQAADICTAPVKAACDREGIK